One genomic window of Trichlorobacter lovleyi includes the following:
- a CDS encoding KUP/HAK/KT family potassium transporter translates to MQQHDSDSFWGGIVKAMGLVFGDIGTSPIYTLAVIFGITRPTPEHIFGIISLIFWTLVILVHLEYAVLAMSLSRKGEGGTIVLKEILTRMLQPGRRLAFIGILSFLGVALLLGDGVITPAISILSAVEGLVLIPGLEGTPHAALILIAAIIAMVLFVFQFKGTDRVAGAFGPIMVLWFAALTVSGLLGIATHPEILKALSPHYAINFMLHNGLVGFFVLSEVILCATGGEALYADMGHLGRKPIRHAWYFVFAALLINYLGQGAFLLSHPDTKSVLFGMIKWEAPLLYIPFLVLTILATIIASQALISGVFSIVYQGITTRILPLLKVDYTSTHLKSQIYIGSINWLLLVLVVMIMLVFQKSENLAAAYGLAVTGTMTITGIMMVMIFSRTKKKWKVPLALFVTLIDLLFLVSNLYKLPHGGYWSLILASVPLVVMLVWTRGQRALYRALRPLELDTFEIAYEQIYAKGRNIPGTGLFFVKEYTVVPPYVVHCIIRSNIIYERNVFISIVRTDEPFGLVSELKTGIATGLDAFEIHAGYMEHLDIETLLQQHGIKEKVIFYGVEDISTPNPVWKLFATIKRQTPNFVQFNKLPASRLQGVVTRVEM, encoded by the coding sequence ATGCAGCAGCACGACAGTGATTCCTTCTGGGGCGGTATTGTCAAGGCAATGGGACTGGTATTCGGCGACATCGGTACCAGTCCGATTTACACCCTGGCTGTTATCTTCGGTATTACCCGCCCCACCCCCGAGCATATCTTCGGTATCATCTCGCTGATTTTCTGGACCTTGGTTATTTTAGTTCACCTTGAATATGCGGTGCTGGCCATGTCCCTTTCCCGTAAAGGAGAGGGGGGGACGATTGTTTTGAAGGAGATCCTGACCCGGATGTTGCAACCGGGACGGCGTCTGGCCTTTATCGGCATCCTCTCTTTTCTGGGGGTGGCACTGCTATTGGGAGATGGCGTGATCACCCCGGCCATCTCAATCCTCTCGGCGGTGGAAGGTCTGGTGTTGATTCCCGGACTTGAAGGAACGCCCCATGCGGCTCTGATCCTGATTGCCGCCATCATTGCCATGGTGCTGTTTGTCTTTCAGTTCAAGGGGACCGACCGGGTGGCTGGTGCCTTTGGTCCGATTATGGTGCTCTGGTTTGCTGCCCTGACCGTTTCGGGCCTGCTGGGAATTGCCACCCATCCTGAGATTCTGAAGGCCCTGAGTCCCCATTATGCGATCAATTTCATGCTGCACAATGGTCTGGTGGGGTTCTTTGTGCTTTCCGAGGTGATCCTCTGCGCCACCGGTGGTGAGGCGCTCTACGCCGATATGGGCCACCTGGGACGCAAGCCGATCCGTCATGCCTGGTATTTTGTGTTTGCCGCCCTTTTGATCAACTATCTTGGCCAAGGCGCCTTTTTACTTAGTCACCCTGATACCAAGAGCGTGCTGTTTGGCATGATCAAATGGGAGGCGCCGCTGCTGTATATCCCGTTTCTGGTCCTGACTATCCTGGCCACCATTATTGCATCCCAGGCCTTGATCAGCGGGGTTTTCTCGATTGTTTATCAGGGGATCACTACCCGTATCCTTCCTCTTTTAAAGGTGGACTATACTTCAACCCATCTGAAGTCACAGATCTATATCGGCTCGATCAACTGGCTTTTGCTGGTGCTGGTGGTCATGATTATGCTGGTTTTTCAAAAGTCGGAAAACCTGGCCGCGGCCTATGGTCTGGCCGTGACCGGCACCATGACCATCACCGGCATCATGATGGTCATGATTTTTTCACGTACCAAAAAGAAATGGAAGGTGCCGCTGGCACTCTTTGTTACCTTGATTGATCTGCTCTTTCTGGTTTCCAACCTGTACAAATTGCCCCATGGCGGCTACTGGTCCCTGATTCTGGCCTCGGTGCCGCTGGTGGTCATGCTGGTCTGGACCCGTGGCCAGCGTGCCCTGTATCGCGCCCTGCGCCCGCTTGAACTGGATACCTTTGAGATCGCCTATGAGCAGATCTACGCCAAGGGACGCAACATCCCCGGCACCGGCCTGTTCTTTGTCAAGGAATACACCGTGGTCCCCCCCTACGTGGTGCACTGCATCATTCGCAGCAACATCATCTACGAGCGTAACGTCTTTATCTCCATTGTGCGGACTGACGAACCGTTTGGTCTGGTGTCGGAACTCAAGACCGGCATTGCCACCGGACTGGATGCCTTTGAGATCCATGCCGGCTATATGGAGCATCTGGATATTGAGACACTGCTGCAGCAGCACGGTATCAAGGAGAAGGTGATCTTCTACGGGGTAGAGGATATCAGCACCCCCAACCCGGTCTGGAAGCTGTTTGCCACCATCAAACGCCAGACCCCCAACTTCGTACAGTTCAATAAGCTGCCGGCCAGCCGCCTGCAGGGAGTCGTCACGAGGGTTGAAATGTAG
- a CDS encoding response regulator encodes MTSETSGENLPRILIIDDEVAIRRFLRTVLSGEEFLLYEAENAHTGLSVTAAIRPDIILLDLGLPDLDGIEVIKRIRDWSQVPIIVLSVREREEDKIAALDAGADDYLAKPFGVGELLARMRASLRRARQVTPEPTFVRDDLEVNLELRRVLVRGQEVQLTPTEYDLLKLFISQAGKVLTHRHILNKIWGPSHLEQPHVLRVNISNLRRKIETDPAQPRYITTEPGVGYRLV; translated from the coding sequence ATGACATCTGAGACTTCGGGAGAAAATCTTCCGCGCATCCTGATCATTGATGATGAAGTGGCGATCCGGCGTTTTCTGCGTACGGTTTTGTCCGGTGAGGAGTTCCTGCTGTACGAGGCGGAGAATGCCCATACCGGATTATCGGTCACGGCAGCAATCCGTCCTGATATCATTCTGCTTGATCTGGGGTTGCCTGATTTGGATGGTATCGAGGTGATCAAAAGGATTCGTGACTGGTCGCAGGTGCCGATCATTGTGCTCTCGGTGCGAGAGCGGGAGGAGGACAAGATCGCGGCACTGGATGCCGGGGCCGATGATTACCTGGCCAAGCCGTTTGGCGTGGGAGAGTTGCTGGCCAGGATGCGGGCCAGTTTGCGCCGTGCCCGGCAGGTGACTCCTGAACCGACCTTTGTACGTGACGATCTGGAGGTAAACCTTGAGTTGCGGCGGGTCCTGGTCAGGGGGCAGGAGGTACAACTGACCCCGACCGAGTATGACCTGCTCAAGCTGTTTATCAGTCAGGCCGGCAAGGTCTTGACGCACCGCCATATCCTGAACAAGATCTGGGGGCCGTCCCATCTGGAACAACCTCATGTGCTGCGGGTCAACATCAGCAATCTGCGCCGCAAGATAGAAACGGATCCGGCCCAGCCACGCTATATCACTACCGAGCCGGGAGTGGGTTACCGTCTGGTCTGA
- a CDS encoding sensor histidine kinase has product MTNPVNDIRPTPEAMLKLAQAEEAQSGQGRLKVFLGYAAGVGKTYAMLEAARERKRDGRDLVVGYVESHGRSETDALLEGLELVPRRELPYAGVLLPEMDLDAILARKPQIVLVDELAHSNVPGSRHEKRWQDLEELLAAGIDVYTTVNIQHFESLNDVVAQITGITVRETVPDRLLDIAFEIKLVDISPEDLLQRLHEGKVYIPDQAAKAIEKFFRPGNLMALRELSLRRTAARVDDQMRAYMERQSIAGPWPTAERLLVCVSGSPFSEQLIRATRRLAEELKAPWHTVYIETPGSDRHTRENRERIWQDLRFAESLGAQVATLTATSVPDAVVEYAARHNVTRIVVGKPSRSRWQELLHPPIVDQIIRRSSSSDVFVVRISSEGQQGRPQQAVRPPHHAHPFGYPAAALLVAAATMLCGLVSRFLEPTNLVMIYLLTVVVAAVRLGRRPAMLTAFLGVLAFDFFFVPPHITFAVADTQYLITFAGLLMVGLVISSLVARARERADVIRVREIQTASLYYLSRDLAAAADIVTVLQAVTRNVEEALNAKAVIFLPEGERLEQLAASEGVQLNSKEQAVADWAFRNRQPAGCGTDTLISAELIYLPLQTPASQLGVLGVRMEDELDYRSTESRRLLDAFAVQAAMAIERVQFSHQAEQAQILQARENLERALLNSISHDLRTPLVTVTGVLASLRDEGMHLNDQARHELLDTAAGEAERLNRFVGNLLDMTRIEAGAIRLNLELCDIQDLVGCAMAAIKHRVGNRNIRIRLPDDLPMVSLDLVLMTQVLVNLLDNSLKYSPPEGSIEISARLERGWLLLEIADQGPGVPEQDLKRVFDKFYRIPVPEGVGGTGLGLSICKGIVEAHNGSIRAINKSGGGLMMVVRLPLAVQNTLEENGQL; this is encoded by the coding sequence ATGACCAACCCTGTCAATGACATACGCCCCACACCGGAGGCGATGCTGAAGCTGGCCCAGGCTGAGGAGGCCCAATCCGGGCAGGGCAGACTGAAGGTGTTTCTGGGCTATGCCGCCGGGGTGGGCAAGACCTATGCCATGCTGGAGGCGGCGCGGGAGCGCAAGCGGGACGGCCGTGATCTGGTGGTGGGGTATGTGGAATCCCACGGCCGCAGCGAGACCGATGCGCTGCTGGAGGGGCTGGAGCTGGTCCCCCGCCGGGAGCTGCCCTATGCCGGTGTGTTGCTGCCGGAGATGGACCTGGATGCCATCCTGGCCCGCAAACCACAGATTGTGCTGGTGGATGAGCTGGCCCACAGCAACGTGCCGGGTTCGCGGCATGAAAAGCGCTGGCAGGATCTGGAGGAACTGCTGGCCGCCGGGATTGATGTCTATACCACGGTCAATATCCAGCATTTTGAGAGTCTGAACGACGTGGTGGCCCAGATCACCGGCATTACGGTGCGGGAGACCGTACCGGACCGGCTGCTGGATATTGCCTTTGAGATCAAACTGGTTGATATCTCGCCGGAAGACCTGTTGCAACGGCTGCACGAGGGCAAGGTCTATATCCCGGATCAGGCTGCCAAGGCGATTGAGAAGTTTTTCCGGCCCGGGAATCTGATGGCGCTGCGGGAGCTCTCCCTGCGCCGTACCGCTGCCCGGGTGGATGACCAGATGCGGGCCTATATGGAGCGCCAGTCGATTGCCGGCCCCTGGCCAACGGCAGAACGGCTGCTGGTCTGTGTCAGCGGCAGCCCGTTCAGCGAACAGTTGATCCGGGCCACCCGACGGTTGGCCGAGGAGCTGAAGGCCCCCTGGCATACGGTCTATATCGAGACACCGGGCAGTGACCGCCACACCAGAGAGAATCGCGAACGGATCTGGCAGGATCTGCGCTTTGCCGAAAGCCTGGGGGCGCAGGTGGCCACATTGACCGCCACTTCGGTACCGGACGCGGTGGTGGAGTATGCCGCCCGCCATAACGTGACCCGCATCGTGGTGGGCAAGCCCAGCCGCAGCCGCTGGCAGGAACTGCTGCACCCGCCGATTGTGGACCAGATCATCCGTCGCAGCAGTAGCAGCGATGTCTTTGTGGTACGGATCAGCAGTGAGGGCCAACAGGGACGGCCGCAGCAGGCGGTCAGACCTCCCCACCATGCCCATCCTTTTGGCTATCCGGCTGCCGCGCTGCTGGTGGCTGCAGCAACCATGCTGTGCGGGCTGGTCAGCCGTTTTCTGGAGCCGACCAATCTGGTGATGATCTACCTGCTGACCGTGGTGGTGGCGGCGGTACGGCTGGGGCGCCGACCGGCCATGCTGACCGCCTTTCTGGGGGTGTTGGCCTTTGACTTTTTCTTTGTTCCACCCCATATCACCTTTGCCGTGGCCGATACCCAGTATCTGATTACCTTTGCCGGGCTGCTGATGGTGGGGCTGGTGATCAGCTCTCTGGTGGCACGGGCTCGGGAACGGGCCGATGTGATCCGGGTCAGGGAGATCCAGACCGCTTCACTGTACTACCTGAGCCGTGATCTGGCGGCTGCGGCTGATATTGTTACGGTGCTGCAGGCGGTGACCAGGAACGTGGAAGAGGCCTTGAATGCCAAGGCTGTCATCTTTCTGCCGGAGGGGGAACGCCTGGAGCAGTTGGCTGCAAGTGAGGGGGTGCAGCTGAACAGCAAGGAACAGGCGGTTGCAGACTGGGCCTTCCGCAACCGCCAGCCGGCCGGCTGCGGTACCGATACCCTGATCTCGGCCGAGCTGATCTATCTGCCGTTGCAGACCCCGGCCAGCCAACTGGGTGTACTGGGGGTGCGGATGGAGGATGAGCTGGATTATCGTTCCACCGAGAGCCGCCGTCTGCTGGATGCCTTTGCCGTCCAGGCGGCCATGGCCATTGAGCGGGTTCAGTTTTCCCATCAGGCCGAGCAGGCCCAGATACTCCAGGCCCGTGAAAACCTGGAACGGGCGCTGCTCAACTCGATCTCCCATGACCTGCGAACCCCGCTGGTTACGGTGACCGGCGTGCTGGCAAGCCTGCGGGATGAGGGGATGCACCTCAATGATCAGGCCCGGCATGAACTGCTGGATACCGCAGCCGGCGAGGCCGAGCGCCTGAACCGCTTTGTGGGTAACCTGCTGGATATGACGCGGATTGAGGCCGGAGCCATCAGGCTGAATCTGGAACTGTGCGACATACAGGATCTGGTGGGCTGTGCCATGGCTGCTATCAAGCACCGGGTGGGGAACCGGAACATCCGGATCAGACTGCCGGATGACCTGCCGATGGTGTCGCTGGATCTGGTGCTGATGACCCAGGTGCTGGTGAACCTGCTGGATAATTCGCTGAAATATTCTCCGCCTGAGGGTAGTATTGAGATCAGTGCCCGCCTTGAACGGGGCTGGCTGTTGCTGGAGATTGCCGACCAGGGGCCGGGGGTGCCGGAGCAGGATCTGAAACGGGTTTTTGACAAATTTTACCGGATACCGGTGCCGGAGGGGGTCGGGGGCACCGGGTTGGGGCTTTCAATCTGCAAGGGGATTGTTGAGGCCCATAACGGCAGCATCAGGGCCATAAACAAGTCTGGCGGCGGGCTGATGATGGTGGTACGGTTGCCATTGGCCGTGCAGAACACCCTGGAGGAGAACGGGCAACTATGA
- the kdpC gene encoding potassium-transporting ATPase subunit KdpC: MKDIKPAILLFVLFSVICGGIYPALVTGLAHALFPGQANGSLINDKDGRIIGSSLIGQPFTEPRYLWPRPSATAVFSYNPAASGGSNSGPTNPDYLKIVAERVKVLRESGITGPIPAELVQASASGLDPHLSPAAAKLQVPRIAKARGIPETAVQKLINEHTEGPQLGILGGARVNLLAVNLKLDTLGQ; encoded by the coding sequence ATGAAAGATATAAAACCGGCAATCCTGCTCTTTGTTCTGTTTAGTGTCATCTGCGGTGGCATCTATCCGGCCCTGGTGACCGGTCTTGCCCACGCCCTGTTCCCCGGCCAGGCCAACGGCAGCCTGATCAACGACAAAGACGGCCGGATAATCGGCTCCAGCCTGATCGGTCAGCCGTTCACTGAACCCCGCTATCTCTGGCCGCGTCCCTCGGCCACGGCAGTGTTCAGCTACAACCCGGCTGCCTCCGGTGGTTCCAATAGCGGACCAACCAACCCGGATTATCTGAAAATCGTGGCAGAACGGGTCAAGGTCCTGCGAGAGAGCGGCATCACCGGCCCGATCCCGGCTGAACTGGTGCAGGCCTCGGCCAGCGGGCTTGATCCGCATCTTTCACCCGCGGCAGCCAAGCTGCAGGTGCCGCGGATTGCCAAGGCTCGTGGTATCCCTGAAACAGCGGTGCAGAAGCTGATCAATGAGCATACTGAAGGTCCTCAGCTGGGAATTCTGGGAGGGGCACGGGTAAATCTGCTTGCGGTTAATCTGAAACTGGATACTCTTGGACAATGA
- the kdpB gene encoding potassium-transporting ATPase subunit KdpB, translating to MSKHSQQPTSAFDTALLQSALLESLKKLDPRQLWRNPVMLCVEIAGVITLITFGRSLSSLTAEPAWFAGTVSAWLWLTVLFSTFAESLAEGRGKARAASLRKSRIDVTAKLLATPEFTSTFCSVGASRLRKGDCILVEAGEMIAGDGDVVAGAALVNESAVTGESAPVIRESGGDRSAVTGGTTVIANSIIVRITANPGETFLDRMIGLIEGAKRRKTPNEVALEVLLISLTVVFLLVCANIAPLSIYSVKAAGQGTPVSLTILAALFVCLAPTTIAALLPAIGIAGMDRLFQKNVIALSGRAIEAAGDVNVLLLDKTGTITHGNREAVAFIAVDGHSEQELAEAALMASLADETPEGRSVVALARSGYGLTNGSLLSGAEVIDFSADTRLSGINLQGHQYRKGAADSLIVFAKQQGATHVPPELGDVVDKIARAGATPLVVSKDDQILGVINLKDIVKSGIQERFLQLRSMGIKTIMITGDNPLTAAAIAAEAQVDDFLAQARPEDKLRLIKDNQEAGFMVAMTGDGTNDAPALAQADVAVAMNTGTQPAREAANIIDLDSNPTKLLDIVEVGKQILMTRGNLTTFSISNDIAKYFAIIPAMLISIYPQLGRLNVMGLASPHSAILSAVIFNALIIPLLVPLALKGTKFRAMPAEKLLIHNLLIYGLGGIIAPFAGIKLVDLCIALLV from the coding sequence ATGTCCAAACATAGCCAACAGCCGACATCGGCCTTTGATACAGCCCTGCTGCAGTCAGCCCTGCTGGAGTCCCTGAAAAAACTTGATCCCCGCCAGCTCTGGCGTAACCCGGTCATGCTGTGCGTGGAGATCGCCGGCGTTATTACCCTGATCACCTTTGGACGGTCGCTCTCCAGCCTCACTGCAGAACCGGCCTGGTTTGCCGGCACGGTCTCGGCTTGGCTCTGGCTGACCGTGCTCTTCTCCACCTTTGCCGAGTCGCTGGCAGAAGGGCGGGGTAAGGCCAGGGCTGCTTCCCTGCGCAAAAGCCGTATTGACGTAACCGCAAAGCTGCTCGCCACGCCTGAGTTTACCAGCACCTTCTGCTCGGTCGGTGCCAGCCGGCTTCGCAAAGGAGACTGCATCCTGGTGGAGGCGGGTGAGATGATCGCCGGTGATGGCGATGTGGTGGCAGGGGCGGCCCTGGTGAATGAATCCGCCGTAACCGGTGAATCAGCCCCGGTGATCCGGGAATCAGGCGGTGACCGCAGTGCCGTGACCGGCGGCACCACGGTGATTGCCAACAGTATCATCGTGCGGATCACCGCCAACCCGGGCGAGACCTTTCTGGACCGGATGATCGGTCTGATTGAAGGGGCCAAGCGGCGCAAGACCCCCAACGAGGTGGCACTGGAGGTGCTGCTGATCTCCCTGACCGTGGTCTTTCTGCTGGTCTGCGCCAATATCGCACCGCTCTCGATTTACAGCGTCAAGGCAGCCGGTCAGGGCACGCCGGTCTCTCTGACCATTCTGGCAGCCCTGTTTGTCTGTCTGGCCCCCACCACCATCGCAGCGCTGCTGCCCGCCATCGGTATTGCCGGTATGGACCGCCTGTTCCAGAAGAACGTGATCGCCCTGTCCGGGCGGGCCATTGAGGCGGCCGGTGATGTGAATGTGCTGTTGTTGGACAAGACCGGCACGATTACCCACGGCAACCGCGAGGCAGTGGCCTTTATAGCGGTGGATGGCCATTCCGAACAGGAACTGGCCGAGGCTGCCCTGATGGCCTCACTGGCGGATGAAACCCCGGAGGGACGCAGCGTGGTTGCCCTGGCCCGCAGCGGCTATGGCCTGACGAATGGCAGCCTGCTGTCTGGTGCAGAGGTGATCGACTTCAGTGCCGATACCCGGCTTTCCGGCATCAATCTGCAGGGGCACCAGTACCGCAAGGGGGCTGCTGACTCACTGATCGTCTTTGCGAAGCAACAGGGGGCGACCCACGTCCCGCCTGAGCTGGGCGATGTGGTGGACAAGATTGCCCGGGCCGGCGCCACCCCGCTGGTGGTCAGCAAGGACGATCAGATCCTGGGGGTGATCAACCTGAAGGATATCGTCAAGTCCGGTATTCAGGAACGCTTTCTGCAACTGCGCAGTATGGGGATCAAGACCATCATGATCACCGGCGACAATCCGTTGACCGCCGCAGCCATAGCTGCCGAGGCCCAGGTTGATGACTTCCTGGCCCAGGCCCGGCCGGAGGATAAGCTGCGCCTGATCAAGGATAATCAGGAGGCAGGTTTCATGGTGGCCATGACCGGCGATGGCACCAACGATGCCCCGGCCCTGGCCCAGGCCGATGTGGCGGTGGCCATGAACACCGGCACCCAGCCGGCCCGGGAGGCAGCCAATATCATCGACCTGGACTCCAACCCCACCAAGTTGCTGGATATTGTGGAGGTGGGCAAGCAGATCCTGATGACCCGTGGTAACCTGACCACCTTCAGTATCTCCAACGACATTGCCAAGTATTTTGCCATCATCCCGGCCATGCTGATCTCAATCTACCCCCAGCTTGGCAGGCTGAACGTAATGGGGTTGGCCAGTCCCCACAGTGCCATCCTTTCAGCCGTTATCTTCAATGCCCTGATTATCCCGCTGCTGGTGCCGCTGGCCCTGAAAGGGACGAAATTCCGGGCCATGCCTGCTGAAAAGCTGTTGATCCATAACCTGCTGATCTACGGGCTGGGTGGTATCATTGCACCGTTTGCGGGGATCAAGCTGGTCGACCTCTGCATCGCACTGCTTGTCTAG
- the kdpA gene encoding potassium-transporting ATPase subunit KdpA: protein MSQLLVELVQVAFLLLILLALIKPLGSFMARVYQGERTFLTPLVAPVENLLYRISGVRQDEEMGWQRYAWSMLLFNLVLFAGLFVLLLTQHLLPLNPQKLPPFTWQLALNTAVSFTTNTNWQNYSGEQAASYLTQMAGFGLHNFVSAATGMAIVIALIRGFSRRRSAAIGNFWVDLTRGTLYILLPLSLVAAILLVSQGVIQNLSPHRTVPLLQASRYSQQEPTAVRLPMGPVASQESIKLIGTNGGGFFNANSSHPFENPTPLSNGLEILLILLIPASLTYTFGVMVGNTRQGWALLGVMTFLLLLCFSVLQGAEQSGNPLIAKLGVVGGNMEGKELRFGMVASNLFTVTTTATSCGAVNSMHDSLTPIGGLIPLSLILLGEIVFGGVGSGLYTMLAFAIIAVFVSGLMIGRTPEYLGKKIELQEMWLSIITILAAGVMVLILSGIAMITPAAVASMANPGAHGLSEVLYAFASMANNNGSAFAGLDGNVPFYNLLGGLAMLLGRYLPAVAILAMAGSLAEKKYIPPSLGTLPTDKPAFAFWLTLVILIVGALTFFPALALGPIVEQLAMLG from the coding sequence ATGAGTCAGTTACTGGTTGAGCTGGTGCAGGTAGCGTTCCTGCTGCTGATCCTGCTGGCGTTGATCAAGCCGCTGGGCAGCTTTATGGCCAGGGTCTACCAAGGGGAACGTACCTTTCTGACACCATTGGTAGCACCGGTTGAAAACCTGCTGTACCGGATCAGCGGGGTGCGGCAGGATGAGGAAATGGGTTGGCAGCGTTATGCCTGGTCCATGCTGCTGTTTAATCTGGTGTTGTTTGCCGGGCTGTTTGTCCTGCTGCTGACCCAGCACCTGCTGCCGTTGAATCCGCAGAAGCTGCCCCCCTTTACCTGGCAACTGGCGCTTAACACGGCGGTGAGTTTTACCACCAATACCAACTGGCAGAACTATTCCGGCGAACAGGCTGCCAGCTATCTGACCCAGATGGCGGGATTTGGTCTGCATAACTTTGTCTCCGCTGCCACCGGTATGGCGATCGTGATCGCCCTGATCCGGGGTTTCAGCCGCCGCAGGAGTGCTGCCATCGGCAACTTCTGGGTGGATTTGACCCGTGGCACCCTCTATATTCTGCTGCCGCTCTCGTTGGTGGCTGCCATTCTGCTGGTCTCACAGGGAGTGATTCAGAACCTCTCACCGCATAGGACTGTTCCGTTATTGCAGGCTTCCCGGTACAGTCAGCAGGAACCGACTGCCGTGCGTCTCCCAATGGGGCCCGTAGCTTCCCAAGAGTCAATCAAGCTTATTGGCACCAACGGCGGCGGCTTTTTCAACGCCAACTCGTCTCACCCCTTTGAGAATCCCACCCCCCTGTCCAACGGCCTGGAGATCCTGCTGATCCTTTTGATACCTGCCTCATTAACCTATACCTTTGGCGTGATGGTTGGTAATACCCGCCAGGGGTGGGCCCTGCTGGGGGTTATGACCTTCCTGCTGCTGCTCTGTTTCAGTGTGCTGCAGGGTGCCGAGCAGTCAGGCAACCCGTTGATTGCAAAGCTTGGCGTTGTGGGTGGCAACATGGAAGGCAAGGAGCTGCGTTTCGGCATGGTTGCCAGCAACCTGTTTACCGTGACCACCACTGCCACCTCATGCGGCGCGGTCAACAGCATGCATGACTCACTGACCCCGATCGGCGGCCTGATCCCGCTTTCGTTGATCCTGCTGGGCGAAATCGTCTTTGGCGGGGTCGGCTCCGGGCTCTATACCATGCTGGCCTTTGCCATCATTGCAGTCTTTGTTTCCGGCCTGATGATCGGTCGCACCCCGGAGTACCTGGGCAAGAAGATCGAGCTGCAGGAGATGTGGCTGTCGATCATCACCATCCTGGCTGCCGGTGTGATGGTGTTGATCCTGTCCGGCATCGCCATGATCACGCCAGCCGCTGTGGCATCCATGGCCAATCCCGGTGCCCATGGCTTGTCAGAGGTGCTGTATGCCTTTGCCTCCATGGCCAACAACAACGGCAGTGCCTTTGCCGGGTTGGATGGTAACGTGCCGTTCTACAACCTGCTGGGTGGGCTGGCTATGCTGTTGGGCCGTTATCTGCCGGCTGTTGCAATCCTGGCTATGGCCGGTTCACTGGCAGAAAAGAAATATATCCCCCCCAGTCTGGGTACCCTGCCCACCGACAAGCCGGCGTTTGCCTTCTGGCTGACCCTGGTCATCCTGATTGTCGGAGCCCTGACCTTCTTCCCGGCCCTGGCCTTGGGGCCGATTGTGGAACAGCTGGCCATGCTGGGATAA
- a CDS encoding polysaccharide deacetylase family protein, whose protein sequence is MDERIVALKIDVDTYVGTRDGVPVLLELLARHNAKGTFYFCLGPDHTGRALRRIFTHKGFLQKALRSGAPSAYGLKTMLYGVLLPGPVIHQKCAGIMRQTEQQGHEVGIHAWDHTNWHDFLLKGDLGFVKSELGQAAKGFKQVFDRLTTTTAAPGWTVSPDSLALQDQMELSYCSDCRGSHPFYPVMNGQRFSTLQIPTTLPTADELLGRDGLTPDDLPDYYLQQLQPGLNVLTIHTELEGGVIRSSFSRLLELLAQNRIPCISLAEARARITDAPVCQLAMGMIAGRTLPVALQGAEVTA, encoded by the coding sequence ATGGATGAGCGTATCGTTGCGCTGAAGATTGATGTTGATACCTATGTCGGCACCCGTGACGGCGTGCCGGTGCTGCTTGAGCTGCTGGCCCGCCACAATGCCAAAGGCACCTTTTATTTCTGTCTGGGACCGGACCACACCGGCCGGGCCCTGCGCCGCATCTTTACCCACAAGGGATTTCTTCAGAAGGCGCTGCGTTCCGGCGCCCCATCAGCCTACGGCCTCAAGACCATGCTCTATGGTGTGCTGCTGCCGGGACCGGTAATCCACCAGAAATGCGCCGGGATCATGCGTCAGACAGAACAACAGGGACATGAGGTGGGGATTCATGCCTGGGATCATACCAACTGGCATGATTTTCTGCTCAAGGGTGATCTTGGCTTTGTCAAATCCGAACTGGGCCAGGCGGCCAAAGGGTTCAAGCAGGTCTTTGATCGATTGACCACCACCACGGCAGCGCCTGGCTGGACCGTCTCGCCGGACTCGCTGGCCCTGCAGGACCAGATGGAGCTGTCCTATTGCAGCGACTGCCGGGGCAGCCATCCCTTTTATCCGGTGATGAACGGTCAGCGTTTCTCCACCCTGCAGATCCCCACCACGCTGCCGACGGCCGATGAACTGCTGGGCCGCGACGGCCTGACCCCGGATGACCTGCCTGACTACTACCTGCAGCAGTTACAGCCCGGCCTGAACGTCCTGACCATTCACACCGAACTGGAGGGGGGCGTGATCCGCAGCTCCTTCAGCCGCCTGCTGGAGCTGCTCGCGCAAAACCGCATCCCCTGCATCAGCCTGGCCGAGGCCAGGGCCCGGATTACCGATGCGCCTGTCTGTCAGCTTGCCATGGGAATGATTGCAGGCCGCACCCTGCCGGTGGCGCTGCAGGGTGCTGAGGTGACGGCATGA
- a CDS encoding DUF4911 domain-containing protein, with the protein MTTRFFRVDRSQHAYLTFITESYEGLCTVSTMDNAKGIVRMIAPEGREEELEGLIRALQEEIGMEEVAWPAC; encoded by the coding sequence ATGACAACACGTTTTTTCCGGGTTGACCGCAGTCAGCACGCCTACCTGACCTTTATCACCGAATCCTACGAAGGGCTCTGCACGGTCAGTACCATGGATAATGCCAAAGGCATCGTCAGGATGATCGCCCCGGAAGGGCGGGAGGAAGAACTGGAAGGGTTGATTCGTGCCCTGCAGGAAGAGATCGGCATGGAGGAGGTGGCATGGCCCGCCTGCTGA